Proteins encoded in a region of the Acidobacteriota bacterium genome:
- a CDS encoding SemiSWEET transporter, translating to MTEHTVTLIGFAAGTLTTLSFVPQVLHTRKTKRCDDLSFGMLLSFGSGVALWLAYGIALRALPIIAANSVTLALITAIILMKLRYAARR from the coding sequence ATGACGGAGCACACCGTCACACTCATCGGATTCGCGGCCGGCACGCTGACCACGCTGTCGTTCGTTCCCCAGGTGCTCCACACCCGGAAAACGAAGCGCTGCGACGACCTCTCCTTCGGCATGCTGCTCAGCTTCGGCAGCGGCGTGGCACTGTGGCTGGCGTATGGGATCGCGTTGCGCGCGCTGCCCATCATCGCCGCCAATAGCGTGACGCTGGCGCTGATCACCGCCATCATCCTTATGAAGCTGCGCTACGCTGCGCGACGATGA
- a CDS encoding DUF1259 domain-containing protein has protein sequence MALFALPIFSQEGPADDWKPVEQALGRSGDRQPDGAIKFSFPRSDLHVSLQGTPIATGLAFGGWVAFFPAGGGDAMAMGDLVLTEDELPKTMTRLLGSSGPGTTVEVTAVHNHLQNETPRVMYMHISGHGKALNLAQAIAAALAMTAVPPPPPAGMPASGAVLPVDAKKIDACMGAAGKVKAPVIAFALPTTGPVSEHGVTVPASAGVNTAINLQFVSAGRTLGTGDFVLVAERVNAVAKTLTDGGIRVTALHSHMLDESPRLFFMHFWADGDPGAVCATLRKALNAAVGK, from the coding sequence ATGGCTTTATTCGCACTGCCAATCTTTTCCCAGGAAGGGCCAGCGGATGACTGGAAGCCGGTAGAACAGGCATTGGGCCGGAGCGGCGATCGCCAACCCGATGGCGCCATCAAGTTCAGCTTCCCGCGTTCTGATCTGCACGTGAGTCTGCAAGGCACTCCGATCGCGACCGGGCTCGCGTTTGGAGGCTGGGTGGCATTCTTCCCTGCCGGCGGCGGCGACGCGATGGCGATGGGCGACCTCGTCCTCACCGAGGACGAACTTCCCAAGACAATGACCAGGTTGCTCGGGTCTTCAGGACCGGGAACGACGGTCGAGGTGACAGCCGTCCACAATCATCTGCAGAATGAGACGCCACGCGTGATGTATATGCACATCTCGGGACACGGCAAGGCGTTGAACCTGGCGCAGGCGATCGCTGCCGCACTGGCCATGACCGCCGTTCCTCCTCCGCCACCCGCGGGAATGCCGGCCAGTGGCGCCGTGCTCCCGGTGGATGCGAAGAAGATAGACGCCTGCATGGGTGCGGCCGGAAAAGTGAAAGCGCCGGTGATAGCGTTCGCTCTCCCGACTACTGGACCAGTGAGCGAGCACGGCGTCACGGTGCCGGCTTCGGCAGGAGTGAACACGGCCATCAACCTGCAGTTCGTTTCTGCTGGGCGCACGCTCGGCACCGGCGACTTCGTGCTCGTGGCGGAGCGCGTGAATGCGGTGGCCAAGACGCTGACCGACGGCGGTATTCGCGTGACCGCGTTGCACAGCCACATGCTCGATGAATCGCCGCGGCTCTTCTTCATGCATTTCTGGGCGGATGGCGATCCGGGCGCCGTTTGCGCGACACTACGCAAAGCGCTCAACGCGGCGGTGGGGAAATGA